Proteins encoded in a region of the Anopheles aquasalis chromosome 2, idAnoAquaMG_Q_19, whole genome shotgun sequence genome:
- the LOC126572661 gene encoding V-type proton ATPase subunit B gives MSTLYNKTLSAHQAHKEHVLAVSRDFISQPRLVYKTVSGVNGPLVILDEVKFPKFAEIVQLRLSDGTIRSGQVLEVSGSKAVVQVFEGTSGIDAKNTVCEFTGDILRTPVSEDMLGRVFNGSGKPIDKGPPILAEDFLDIQGQPINPWSRIYPEEMIQTGISAIDVMNSIARGQKIPIFSAAGLPHNEIAAQICRQAGLVKQTGKSVLDEHEDNFAIVFAAMGVNMETARFFKQDFEENGSMENVCLFLNLANDPTIERIITPRLALTAAEFLAYQCEKHVLVILTDMSSYAEALREVSAAREEVPGRRGFPGYMYTDLATIYERAGRVEGRNGSITQIPILTMPNDDITHPIPDLTGYITEGQIYVDRQLHNRQIYPPVNVLPSLSRLMKSAIGEGMTRKDHSDVSNQLYACYAIGKDVQAMKAVVGEEALTPDDLLYLEFLTKFEKNFISQGNYENRTVFESLDIGWQLLRIFPKEMLKRIPASILAEFYPRDSRH, from the exons TGTACAAAACCGTATCCGGTGTCAACGGACCGCTGGTCATTTTGGATGAGGTGAAGTTCCCGAAGTTCGCCGAAATCGTGCAGCTGCGGTTGAGCGATGGAACCATCCGCTCCGGACAGGTGCTGGAAGTGAGCGGCTCGAAGGCCGTCGTACAGGTGTTCGAGGGTACGTCCGGTATCGATGCGAAGAACACGGTGTGCGAGTTCACCGGTGACATTCTGCGTACCCCGGTGTCGGAGGACATGTTGGGCCGTGTATTCAACGGCTCCGGTAAGCCCATCGACAAGGGACCGCCAATTTTGGCCGAAGATTTCCTCGACATCCAG GGTCAACCGATCAACCCGTGGTCCCGTATTTACCCCGAGGAAATGATCCAAACCGGTATCTCGGCCATCGATGTGATGAACTCGATCGCCCGTGGACAGAAGATTCCCATCTTCTCGGCTGCCGGTTTGCCGCACAACGAAATCGCTGCCCAAATCTGTCGTCAGGCCGGTCTGGTCAAGCAGACGGGTAAGTCGGTGCTGGACGAGCACGAGGACAACTTTGCCATCGTGTTCGCCGCTATGGGTGTGAACATGGAGACGGCCCGATTCTTCAAGCAGGACTTCGAAGAGAACGGTTCCATGGAGAACGTGTGCCTGTTCTTGAACTTGGCCAACGATCCGACCATCGAGCGTATCATTACGCCCCGTTTGGCACTGACCGCCGCCGAGTTCCTGGCCTACCAGTGCGAGAAGCACGTGCTGGTCATCCTCACCGACATGTCCTCGTACGCCGAGGCTCTGCGTGAGGTGTCGGCTGCCCGTGAGGAGGTACCCGGACGTCGTGGTTTCCCCGGTTACATGTACACCGATTTGGCCACCATCTACGAGCGTGCCGGACGTGTCGAGGGCCGCAATGGTTCAATCACCCAGATCCCCATTCTGACTATGCCGAACGACGATATTACCCATCCCATTCCCGATTTGACCGGTTACATTACCGAGGGTCAGATCTACGTCGATCGTCAGCTGCACAACCGACAGATCTATCCGCCAGTCAACGTGCTGCCGTCGCTGTCGCGTCTGATGAAGTCCGCCATCGGTGAGGGCATGACGCGCAAGGATCACTCGGACGTGTCCAACCAGCTGTACGCTTGCTACGCCATCGGTAAGGACGTGCAGGCCATGAAGGCTGTGGTCGGTGAGGAAGCCCTGACGCCCGACGATCTGCTGTACCTGGAGTTCCTGACCAAGTTCGAGAAGAACTTCATCTCGCAGGGCAACTACGAGAACCGTACCGTGTTCGAGTCGCTCGACATCGGCTGGCAGCTGCTGCGTATCTTCCCGAAGGAGATGCTCAAGCGTATCCCGGCCTCGATTCTGGCCGAGTTCTACCCCCGCGATTCCCGTCACTAA